CCCGTTGATCTAAAAGGATCTCCTTGAGGAGTAAAGTGCTACCTCACTGCGAGTATATCAAACGCTAACCCCATGTGAGCCAGGCACACAGTTTACCTACCCTATGTGAAGAATGGATAGCTGCACCAGATTTTCTAATGTCAGGAAAGATGGCTGTAATTCCCAGATTAAAGCGACTTGGctttgtggggaaggagggatgctAAATCTACCAGAAGCCCCAACCCTGTTCACCTGCGTGGCCTTTCTCAGGTGGGGCTAAATGAGGAAAGCAAGGGCTACGTACCTGATAATCCCACTGCAGGTGGGTGGcggaagggaaggggtggagcgggcCACAGGGTGAGAAGAGCTCTAGTTTCACCTTCCCTACTCGGTAGCCAATGTGGCTAGTCAAGCAtgacggggcgggggtggggagtaaacTGCTTCACTACAAGGGATGAAGTAACTTGCTGTTCCCCTGCAAAGCAAGGGGCCCTCAGCAGAGGAATTATAACACTGTGAGTTCCAATGCATTCCGTGATTTTCTCCTGGGCTATGCACTGCCCCTGATTCAGATCATAAAGTTACCAACCAACCTCATGTGCTCAGTGACTTACTTTGTACTAGTATAACTCCTTCTAAAGGAATACTGCTGTTCCCTTGTGTAATGATTATTTCAGAGAACATCCCTGCAGTAGGAAGGCAGGATTACAGCAACATGTTTGAAGCAGAGCTTGAAATGTGCATCAGTTTTCTCAGATTAAATACTCTTCTTCTTACATGGTTATTTCTCTTTGTATTCATTTGTTAATAACTCTTACAAAAACATACCTCTGTGCTATGCAGTCCCTCCCCTAATAGTTCTCTGTTAATAACAAAATTAGCCAATGGACACTGGTTCAAACCAGTCTCAGGTCTGCTGTGAAAAAAATTCATGACCATCTAGGATCCTCAGTGACAGACCTGGAAGGAGCTGGTGAACTCAGTCCAGTTCAAAAAGGGGAAGAATCTGTGTCACAGAGATCACCAACACAACTGATACAAATCAGTTCCCCTGGAACCAGGGATTTCCCAACACCACCAACCCTGAACTCTTTCATCCATCCCTCCATTGGTCAACTAGTTACGTACAGTATTACCAATTTAGTCATTTTCCAATTTGttcttgttgttttaaaaaaatttctagttggaaaaaattccatttagttggttggaaatttgaattgaaattgaaacgtTAATACACAGTTTAAAAGCATATATATGGTAAAACACTTGTACCTGAAAAAGCATAATAGGTTTGAAAAGTATGATCAAAGACTTGTGTACGTGGCtcatgaatgcaccgatgcaaatgggaaTCAAGTATTAAATTATTGcatacgttatcttgatgtcagtggaaggCCAGtcgatgcatttctagatgttcaggttatagaagacacatcagctGAATCGCGGATAACCCACATTTTAAAAGAGTTAAATACTTttaaattggaccccaaacagatggctgcttgtgcatttgatgaagctgcaaacttctctggaagacatgatgaagtacaagctttgctcagagaaaagtgtaaccctaatctctcctatacacactgtaGAGggcatctactccaactagcactagtatgagctgcagaatcttcaaaatacatttaaaaagccataaatttaatgtcttcattactGTATACTCTTTTTTcaacaagagtccaaaaagactgaacatCTTAGGAAAAAATAGATGATGCTCTGGAACTGAAGTTTAAATTAGTCCAATCTGGGAAAACccactggctttctcatgagcgattctTGGctattgtcttaaaattactgcagccgttattactggctttggaaagtatctaccaggaggggatggatctaagtagtgaggctggtggactacttttgctaAGACATTCAGAGAAGACAATTGCCATTCTCTCttttgtaagtctactgttgaaaccagttgggtcattaaacaatgccatccaggcatctgctacaacagtagcagatctttgtccagcaatagaagctacaatTGGATTAATCAgagagatatccattgaaaacgtactggaagaagcaaagacttcagacCAGaggttgactaatgaaggcacttATATTGAATcattaagtgaagaggacaagaagtgtttgctAAGCCAGCTGAACAAACTTGATCCTtacaaatctacaacagcgacttctggattctactcaaccGCTACATAGCTTTTAATGATGCCCGTCTTATAAAACACTGACAGGTGAATGGAATGAGGCACTACCatcaatggggctgccatgtgatcaggacagaatggagaatttgaacacagagtggaatgtcataaaaaaagaagttgaagtcaaatcttcattcatttgttCTATCATCACTAGTGGATCGACCTGATCTTTGTGCTATATTTCCttggatgaaagaagtaggaattcatctcttgctactcccagtcacaacagctacagttgagtgttctttttcatcaCTGATAGAATTTTGCATTCTGAGAAAAGTCGcattctgcctgatcatgtgaatgaagtaatgagcatatcaattgaaggactGGAAATactggacacacgagaagccaccaaagatgaatgcaCTGCATttgagaagttcattaacagagttgtgcaaaattacagcaagaaaccaagaaggatgtagatgtagtgcttcatagaaggcttgagtagccaactgtaatttgtgtgatgatttttaaaacatgagttaaatctaataaaatggtcgtgaaacatttttcagtttttactatggtgccatgcagcccaccttcacccttaTGGTCTCGCTCCTCGGCCTTCATCCCCCTGTAAATTCGAACATCTCCTCTAATTTCAATTCTTGGGGAAAACACTGATTGGAGCAGTCTCCAGTATGGATGGAGGCAGATTGATGGGGCAGCAGCTTCACGTGTGTTAATTTAGCacatttcatgagcactaaattcataTACATCCAAAAGCATTTAGgctctgatccaactcccattgaagtcaatgagactttttccattgatttcaatagatttTTCATCAGACCCTTAATGAATTCCTATATTGACAGAAAGAAATGGCATCTCTTAAACATCAAACTGAGCTACAAGCTAGATGTGCAGACTTTCCTCAACTACTAGCTGCTGATTGTGCAGTGCTAACTGCTTGCCATCTTTTGTGTTTAGTTCTCTGACCGCACTTTAGCTTAATGCATTGGTTAATCTGGACATTAGAGGCAGGTAATACATCGTATTAGGAATGAACATTCATTTGTAAGTGGAATGTgctacttatttattttacaaagcaTATGACATATTTGCTCTGATGTTACAGATTTAAGCAAAATATCTGTGAGCTTAAAATACTTCACAGTGGTAGCTATTGTTTCCATTGGTAAGGACCTATCCTTTCAGAATTCCTTTAAGGCTTCCTAGTTCTCTGCACCCTTCTGACTCCATTCAAACCTATTTCAAGGCCCATTTCTCACTCCCAGCCTAACACTCCTAGCTCTGCCTctaacaaaacaataaaatacttTTTCAGGCTCTCAGAACTATTGCATTCTTCATAGAACCTggttggtttttagtgtcctaaaaacccaagggtcatAGAAtctcatggttggaagggacctcaggaggtcatctagtccaaccctctgctcaaagcaggaccaatccccagacagatttttaccccagttccctaaatggccccctcaaggattgaactcacaaccctgggtttagtaggccaatgctcaaaccactgagctattcatCCCTGCCTGATTGTATCCATCAATGCTCCTGTAGGGTAAACTCTACTTGTAACTGACATGGAAGCATTTTGTGGTACTTTCATATAAAAGATTCgatcaaaaaataaaatgcattagaTTCAACAGGCAAGGAATACAGCAGTATGGGAGTTAATCCTTACAACAAGTGAAGAAATGCTGTGCCCCAGAGTACAGCAAGTGAATTATTTTACATTCAACTCCAGATGTATTTCAGTATGCAAAAGTTACAGTCCTGTataagagtctgatccaaagctcataccagtcaatgggagtctgtccattgacttcaatgggctttagaccAAGCTGTAAATCCTTTGCTTACAAAAGTTGTCCAACCTGAATTATAGACCAGAAACAGGAGTCAATATTCTCTCCACAGGGCTAGGTGAGTTTTACTTTACTCAGTGCATAGGACAGAATTGAATCCATCACAACAGTTGGGAAAACTGTGCATATAAAGACCAACAGTTTTTCCTTTAGCTTCGCAACCATATAACGTGCCTTGGGCGCAGGAGACATTAACGCATCCACCATGGCATCTACAACTTCATGGCCTGTGGTGCACCCTTCCTTAAGTATGTTGTTGAAAAAGTCTGAACGTTCTTGCACATATTCTTTATTGTACACTGCCTTTTCCTCCTCACTGAGTTCATTCCAGATCTGCTCCGCATTGACTGGTGGCTGAACATTAGTTGAACGTGCGTAATTTCCTGGCTGAATAACACAAacctaaaaggaaaacaaaattagGAAATAACTATTAGACTATAATCAGCTGCTCTGAATTCAGTGAAATAATATGAGCCGTAGAGCTCAGGCCAGCTATgagtttttaattacagtgtagacttaccctgtAGGGCTAGATTGTGGCGTTTAGCCACAGCCTGTTGTAAGTGGCAGCACAGACCCAATGCAAGGCAAGGAGAACTGGACCTCACACTCATGATGTGTATGAGGTcacgctggcaggggcaggatagCACACTCTTCAAAAGGGCATCCCTCAGACAAAACCATGTCTGGTTTTGTCTCAGTGCCGGACGGGGGACAAACCTTAGAAAAGCAGGACCATTTACTGGACGAATGGCCTGCCTAGCTACGGAGAGCACAAACAGtaattaaaaacctgcggctggcatGTAAAGGTAATTATTagagaaatatatttttgaaCATTGAAGTCCAAGCAAATAGAACAGCTAACCTCTTAAACTAAGCACTTCCACGCACTCAAGATTATCCTTAGCTAAGCAGTTCAAATCCTCATCGTGCCCTAGGTATTTCAAAGTGTATAAAGCAAGTGATCTTATACTGTTTTCCAAAAGGGGGCGGCTGTTGAAACACAACAACAGCTTTTCCACAACCAAACTGCTGTGAGCAGTGCATACAGTTCGTCTTTGCTGTCGTTATTACTTCAGGGGGAACATTTAGTGAGCACTAAATGAGGATTTAAATGGAGGAATGATTCAAAGGAAAAAAGCTAGATGAGCTGTTCAGTGATCTAAGCTTTAGGTTTGGTCATTAGTGTTCCATCAGCAGAGGAGCCCTTGTCCAGGGGGTGTATATTTCACCAGTCACCATCAGCACAGCCCCTGGCAATCTAGTGGGGAGGGATGTCTCCTGCGCTCAGGTTTTCTACCAGAGGAGTGAACCTTTACCCCCTCCTGGAAACTCCAGAGGAGCTCTGTGAGTGAGACACACCAGGTCAATGTACTCCCTGGGCAACCTGGTCCCACTTCCTTCTTACCCCACACCACTCACTTTTGAAGTCCTCATCCCCGCCAGTAGCGGCCCCACTGAAGGGAAGTTTTAGTTACAGTGTGTTGTTTCAACCTCTTCTTCTTGACAGGCACTGTATAAACTCATGgagagagacagttcctgccccagagaacttacaaTGTAAACAGATGAGGCacacaaaggatgggagggggaacACAGGGAAGGTGTCTTCCCaaaggtttgagcattggcctgctaaacccaaggttgtgagttcaatccttgaggggggcatttagggatctggggcaaaaatctgtctggggattggtcctgctttgagcagggggttggactagatgactgcctgaggtcccttccaaccctgacattctatgattctgcacAAAGTCCCACATTGCTGGGGATAGAAGCCAGAGCACCCaactcccaagccagtaccctaTCCGCTAGGCCACACTGGGGATCACATACCTAGAAACCAACATAAATCCTAGAAGAATCTGCATCTCAGACATCCTGGAATCAGAGGCTGGAATCCCAGGGTTGGCTCGGCTCTTCATCTTTCCAGCGTTAATATACTCATTTACATGCCGTTTACTGGGAGGGGCTTTTAAATATGACTTTTCACAAGAGTAAGAGTCTCCTTGGCCAAAATGTCCCTTTCCCCTCATCAATATGCAATATCCCTCTGCGTCAGCtgcttgctcccctcccccccagaaataACGGCAGGTCAGTGATGTGTGTAGAGTTTCAGgaggaaaggtgctatataaatatagaATACATCTTTCTTCCCGCAAAATTAATGGTTACTCCTGAAATATATAAACAGCTTTTGTGAGGGAAAAACGCTGAATAAGTATCTTACCAGAACTCCAAACTTCTTCATTTCCAGTCTTAAGGCATCACAAAATTTTTCTATGGCTGCCTTGGTCATAGAGTAAATGCCATTCCCCAAAGTGAAGTATGCAGTAACACTAGACATAAAGACCATACGTCCTGGAGGGGGTAAAAAACATTGTTCAAATGTTCAAATAACTTCATATTTAAATCCCTTGTTTTCCCTCATAATCTTTCCCTCATAACTGCCTTACTATGCAGCTAGGCTAAGATGTGCATTCCCAGCATAACCTTACTATAGTATGTTCAGCTCTGTAGCTCAAAAAAccaacagggctgcccagaggattcagggggcctggggcaaagcaatttcgggggccccttacAGAAAAATGTtgtaatactatagaatactatattttcgtgggggcccatgtggggcccggggcctgggccaaattgccccacttgcctccccctctgggcggccctgaaaacCAGGCTTCCTCCAAAAGTCTCATTTTTTGGTTATTTGCAGGTGCTGAACCAGACTAAGTGTAATATAGTCACAACTTGCATCCTACCAGTTCTGAGCCAGTAAGTTCAGATATAAAGAGTGTAGCGTGAGGACATAAACGCAAAGAGCCATGCTTTAGCCAGCAACTAGAGAATTCCCTGACCCATGAAATTCCTACATTTATTAAGCTCCTTGGTGAAATATATCCTGGTCCTCTCTGGAAACTGTGGAAGACCAGGAATTGTATAACCACTCCACAGAGTGGAGGAAAGAGATTGCAGCAAAGCAACCCCTACAATCAGTgggtaaataaaagaaataaaaatgaagggaTTGTGCATCTAAAAGGAGGATTGTAGtaggggagagagacagtgtCTAATTATTCATCATTATGGGTCTGATTTCACTGTAACaccagtcagggctggctccaggcaccagcttgccaagcaggtgcttggggcggccactccggagaggggcagcacgtccagctatttggcgtcaattcagcggacggtccctcactcccgctcggagcgaaggacctcccgccgaattgccgccgcagctcgcggctttttttttttttttgtgccgcttggggcggcaaaaaccctggagccggccctgacaccagttttataccagtgcaactccattgacttcaaagaaggTTAGCCCTGGAAAGGCAGTTTGATTTCCACTAATGTGTGTCTTCTCATTCCATTTGGCAGTGATTTCCATGGCTTGTGCCATTGTTATAATCATTTTATGATTTTTGTCAAATGTTTTTTGTCAAATGTCTACTGAAGTTCAAAGGTGTCCAGAACAAGAAATTGTGCTCTGACCCATCTCAACAATTTACTCCTATAGTTCCACAAATAATTATACCATAGAACTAGAAATGTTTACATGTATGATGATACCTCAGGTATTGAGAAGTAGGATGGACTTGTGGTTAAggactcaagagatctgggttcaactcCTGTGTCAGagtcactgggtgaccttggcaagccacttaatgtctctgtgctTCAGAGCTCCCTTGTAACATGGGGATCACAGTACTTCCTTTTCCCTGCCTTGCCTATTTAGAATGTGAATTGTTCAGCTCAGGGATTGCAtcttagggcatgtctgcacGGGCAGCGAccaatccagcaggggtcgatttatcgtgtctagtatagacacgataaatcgaccgccgatcgcTCTAGCGTTGACTtcggtactccacctccatgagaaatGCAAGGGGAATCGAtgagagagcatctcccgtcgacacaccgcagtgaagacaccacggtaagtagatctaagtacgtcgacttcagctacgttattcatgtagctgaagttgcgtaactttgatcgatctccccccgtagtgtagaccagcccagagtatgtgtatgtatgtacagcacccaaaacaatggggctctgatcttggttgtggCATCTTGGTGCTATTGTACTATGTACTGTGCCAGGAAGACACAATGGCCCAGGAACCTCAGGGCAGCCTGGCCACTCTGGGATCACTCTGCACTTCCCTTGCACAGGACCTATCTCCATTGGCCAGAATAAGAGGGCGCTGGGGTCAGACAAAATATAAGTTGTTACAATCGTGGCAGTGTTTCAGGAATAACGTCAATGCATTGCCATAccgtgcctaaagttaagcacatgcataaaagtctttgcaggatctgggtgACAGAGTGTCAGCAGCGACATATCATAGGAGAGTGACCGTGTCCCACATGTTAGCAGTATAGCACTTCCATAGCTTCTAAAGAGGCACACGCAGTGCTGTGTTCTTGTGATATTCACATAACCTGGCCATTCATTTTACAGTGTGTTAAGGGTTCATTACATTTTTTCCCATATATTGAAAAATCATAAGCAGTGTTACTAGGAGGCTGAAGAGCTGCGTATTTGTGACTAAGGGATAAATGGTAGGATAAAAGCATCCATTTCTGGATCACAGGGTCCTTTCTaatatttgtgttacagtagcacctccAGACCTCAAGCGAGACCTCATTGTGAGAGgccctgtacacacacatagtaggagacaatccctgcctcgAAGAGCTtaaggcaagacagacaaaaggtggaagaaaggaaatattattatccccaatcTGTTCAATGGGGACAACAGagacacagaaagattaaggGACCAGCCCTAAAACTCAGAgaacctgtggcagagccaaaattgaattcagatctcctgagtccttcACAAGATCATCTTTCCTCCCAGAAGCAATGAACAGTAAAATAGTACAATCTAAATACCGGAACAAGCCCTTGTCCATGCTGCGTGTGTCCCAGTGCCAATGCTGACAGTCTCTTACACTCGAAGGAAGGCTGCTAACAACTAGCTTTAAGCATTTCCCTCTGTTTTCAATCACAGATATTGATGTCATTAATTCCTCATAAACTAAAACTAACTACTTTTTTCACCTTATACATCCTTGTCCTCTTGTCAGGATCAAGTTGTCCTCTCAGGTAACCTTTCAGGAAATTGGACAACATACTGGTTTTGTTTCAGCTAACTATAGTAAGCTAATTATTCTACAACTGTAGATGACATTGGATTAGGATTACCCTTGTATTTCCTTAGAAGGGGAAGAAATGCCAACGTTGTCCTTATACACCCAAGGAGATTCACATCCacaaatttttcatatttctccaTAGGCAGCCACCCTGTCTCGCCGAATGTCGATATTCCAGCATTGTTCACCAGTCCCCAAAAACCTGAAGGGGGAAAAATTGTCTCCTGATTGCAACATATTTAACCACCAGACAAACTGGACACAACACCCTCAGAGCCTTCAACAATGTTCATAAAATGGGTGTGGTTTTGGTCTGTGCCTTTGAGgactgagcttcccagacagaggCTGGGCGCGGCGCTCTGAAACCCACTCAGTTGGAACTGACATAGAATaaagcagagctcttgcaagcagcTTATATAGCAAGTTACCAGTGAACACCACAATGAGAGCAATCTGAAATAAGTCCTTGGCTACATTATATTTTAGGTTTGTATTCATAAGCATGTGCACATTTTGCTTAAGGAAGGAACATAATTGTGGCCATTATCTGGACCCTATCAGCCTGTTAAGCACTATTTAATAATCATTCACTATATTGTCTCCTTAAGTTATTTATGAATAACATGATCTAGGaggccactttctgctaccaaaACAGCACACCAAGGTATTTTAACTACATGAATCCTGCTATGTAACTCGGAGCACCTTTGTGAAAACAATATTAAGCAGACTAAAAGCCAAATGGTAACATTTTCGAAAGTGTCTAAGTAACTTAGGAGCGtaaatcctattttaaaaaatgatttggtATTTAGGAGCCCacacccattgaaagtcaatggacttagactcctaagtcactttaaAAGATGGGACTGAGCCAAAGTTacttagtcatttttgaaaacattACTCCAGATCCTGTCCTCAAATACTTGTTGCAGGTATTTCCAGGCTGACCAGCACTGTAATGCCTGTGCAGTAGTTAAGAATCACATAGGGAGGTCTATATTGGACTCAATAACTGAGTTAAGTCAACATAATGTTGACCTAACTACAAGTGTCTACACAAAAATGTGGCTCCAATCGATATAACTTGCCCACTACACCGACTTAACAACTCCACCTCTACAAGAGGCGTAGCACTTACGTCGCTGTAGTTAGGTCAGTGTAGTCACTGCATGGCTTAtatcgactgttgctgcctttcagacaccatcccacaatgccccagaaTGACA
This genomic window from Emys orbicularis isolate rEmyOrb1 chromosome 3, rEmyOrb1.hap1, whole genome shotgun sequence contains:
- the LOC135875515 gene encoding D-beta-hydroxybutyrate dehydrogenase, mitochondrial-like, with translation MWEAPALLLLLLLLLLPLARLPRPAALQPAGRAVLITGCDSGFGHLLALRLHRLGFTVFAGCLCPGGEGAQRLLREAASGSGRLRVLPLDVTRERDVAAAKEMVLSNLPETGFWGLVNNAGISTFGETGWLPMEKYEKFVDVNLLGCIRTTLAFLPLLRKYKGRMVFMSSVTAYFTLGNGIYSMTKAAIEKFCDALRLEMKKFGVLVCVIQPGNYARSTNVQPPVNAEQIWNELSEEEKAVYNKEYVQERSDFFNNILKEGCTTGHEVVDAMVDALMSPAPKARYMVAKLKEKLLVFICTVFPTVVMDSILSYALSKVKLT